The proteins below come from a single Drosophila kikkawai strain 14028-0561.14 chromosome 3R, DkikHiC1v2, whole genome shotgun sequence genomic window:
- the LOC108071252 gene encoding uncharacterized protein, whose amino-acid sequence MSLAEKIENPNESLVIPKWLNESKLKPLLAKDEPDYVRILQFTPVAAVPPGGNFTSVMLRVYLDLELNDGTKKRKSYVMKTALDSDKGGKGMNEFRYYHKEQQMYSTYLPAFEKLYREAGHPVQLNPKCLEIGEEEGNLYFIFEDLSAQGYQSVDRTKGIDMEHMRLSLRKLAELHAASVVYKDRHGPYPVDFEHGFAKKDNIQHSMRGFNVKAPDFKAAMTTWGMDEEYLRNFPTPDQYAKVCLESLNVDPKDFNVLTHGDFSATNLLYKYGEKGDLQEAYVLDFQICKWGSPAQDLLMMITISAEKGLRIKEFDNIVRIYWQYLIECLDILKYEKPYPQLRDLQSSLYKKNNTLYAFFCVMNHLTAHLLHVSKESNLHTIMSNNEVGRNFRTRMYTNPAYVEVIRELYPFYSNRGLFNFEDYDD is encoded by the exons ATGTCGCTTGCCGAAAAGATCGAGAACCCCAACGAGAGTCTCGTTATTCCGAAATGGTTAAACGAGTCCAAACTAAAACCTTTGCTGGCCAAGGATGAGCCTGATTATGTCAGGATTCTGCAGTTTACTCCTGTGGCTGCCGTACCACCTGGTGGTAACTTCACCTCTGTCATGCTGCGAGTTTATTTGGATCTGGAACTGAATG ATGGCACTAAAAAGAGAAAATCATATGTGATGAAGACTGCTCTGGATTCAGATAAAGGTGGCAAGGGAATGAATGAGTTTCGCTATTATCACAAGGAACAGCAAATGTACTCCACTTATCTGCCCGCATTCGAGAAACTCTACCGCGAGGCAGGACATCCCGTCCAGCTGAATCCAAAGTGCCTCGAAATCGGCGAGGAGGAGGGAAATCTCTACTTCATCTTTGAGGATCTGTCAGCGCAGGGCTATCAGAGTGTGGATCGAACCAAAGGCATCGATATGGAGCACATGCGATTGTCCCTCCGAAAACTGGCTGAGCTCCATGCTGCCAGTGTGGTCTACAAGGATCGTCATGGTCCCTATCCCGTGGACTTTGAACATGGATTCGCTAAGAAGGACAACATTCAGCACAGCATGCGAGGCTTCAATGTCAAGGCTCCTGACTTCAAGGCAGCCATGACGACTTGGGGCATGGATGAGGAATATCTCAGGAATTTT CCCACTCCCGATCAGTATGCCAAAGTCTGTTTAGAATCTCTTAATGTGGACCCCAAGGACTTCAATGTCCTGACTCATGGTGACTTTTCAGCCACAAATCTCCTCTACAAATACGGTGAAAAAGGAGATCTTCAGGAAGCTTACGTTTTGGACTTTCAGATTTGCAAATGGGGTAGTCCTGCCCAGGAtctgctgatgatgattacCATCTCTGCGGAAAAAGGGTTGCGCATCAAGGAGTTCGACAATATTGTGAGAATCTACTGGCAATATCTCATCGAGTGCTTGGACATACTTAAGTATGAGAAGCCGTATCCACAACTGAGGGACCTACAGTCTTCCCTCTACAAGAAGAATAACACGCTGTATG CCTTCTTTTGCGTTATGAATCACCTAACCGCCCACTTACTGCACGTCAGCAAGGAAAGCAATTTGCACACCATTATGTCCAATAACGAGGTGGGTCGGAATTTTCGGACCCGGATGTACACTAATCCCGCCTACGTGGAGGTTATCAGAGAGCTGTATCCCTTTTACAGCAACCGCGGGCTCTTCAACTTTGAAGACTACGATGACTAG